Genomic segment of Malus domestica chromosome 15, GDT2T_hap1:
ttattacataattacatttgagtcccccgagtatttatacgagatctaaatacggaggccctaagtatgataTAAACAGTATGTAATCAATCTGTTAAACTCTTTGAAAGTAAGCAGTGGAAGAAAGAGAGCGAGATTCAACAATGACAGGACTATGTATGGTTAAGGCTCATGTATGTTgtggttgaagcttgatagggaGAACCCTATAAGTTGGGTGATTCCCGCAGGCTGCTATTCTATCATATGTGAAAAGCGTAATAATGGACTGGAAGGAGCTGTGTACTAATATTTATTTAGACTTTGGCTGATACCAAGTTTCTAAAAGATGTTAGGCGCTAGTCAGGCGGCTGGCTAGGGACACTTAGGCGGActaggcagatttaagtaaatttattatatatcgtatAAATAAGTGCATTCTTATACTTAAAAAGTACACATTTGCATTGGGATGCATAAATCTTGAAAAATAGGATGATATATAGATAATAAAGTATTAGAACCTAATGAAAACTtgaggaacaagcatataatgtgtttttatccaagtattcaacaaatctcttacaatttagtgaaaaaattaaaagcaaaatGAAAGATCTATTTTCGGTCTAAGTGAGAGTCGAGACCTAGCTAGGTGCCTAGGCAGATTTAGGCAGGCTAgatggggatttttagaacagtggtttATACTGCTTAGGCTGTGTAGCGTTTATTGTATAGATCAAATTATGATTTGTAATCTTTGTCTAGTTACTTGCAGTCTTAAGTAGAATTATTGGATCTCGATTTCTCCTGAGTTCAATAGAATCTCCCTCTCCCTAATTTGGCTTGATTGGAAGGGGGCAGCCTTAAAGTTTTTATTAGGGTGTTTCCTTCTCGTTTGGAGCTGTTTGTGTTTATTCTGTTTTGTGTTCGGGGGTGGACCATTCTCTTTGTTCctcgtttttcttctttttaataatacaatctttctttttttttaaataaaacaagTGCTTCCTAGGATAAAGTTCTCTTCATATCAAGTCAAAAGGGCCTTTAATCAACTTCCTCGTCTTTTCCTATTAAGGCATTCTTAGAAATAAATCATGTATTACACCATATAGTTTCCTTTAATCACCGTCATTTATTTCATTATTTGATAAACTCTAGTTTTTTGTGCAGAAAACTGCCAGAAGCGGTCTTCATATTCTCCTTGGAGGAATTTGTGCTTTGACAGTTGTGGTTTTCTTTCGCTTTGTAAGTAATTATACCTTTCTCGTTTTTCATTTTATCCTCCATTTATAATGTTTATTTGCATTGAATCTGGATGGTGCTCTATGTGTGGATTTCACTAGACATTATTAAAATGGGCAAACCCTTATGGTTTACCTTCCTTCCCACCAcccttcttcctccctcttttcCCCCATATAATTTCCCGTTATCTCAATCacaaaaagtgaaaactaaaaacgaacTCTATGTTGTGATTTCCTTGCCTTCAATCCTGTacttgatttgaattgatattcaTAGGTTGAAGAAAGTTGTGTTATGCTTCGTTTTCAACTAATCATATACATTTGAGGGAATTTTGATTCTATCCAACAACTACCGGAATCATTATGGACCGAATGAGACCGTAATAATCATTTTGGTTTTATATGTTGCAGTTTGTGCTCACCAGGATCAAGTATGGACCTGCACGCTACTGGGCAATATTATTCGTTTTCTGGTTTCTAGTTTTTGGTATCTGGGCGTCACGGACACATGGTTCCCATACAACATAATTTTCTTGgatctttttgtttgtttgtgtttgtatTTGTTAAACCATTGTCTTCCAAAGAAACCTCAACACAACAGAATTTATATATTTCAGAGTTTATTTGTTTGTTAGCCTGTCTTTGATGGGTGCATTTTCTGTACTtcaatttttcctttttgaagAACAAGACATCTGCAATTACATTACATGATGTAGccaacaacaaaagaaaatcgaACATCATGTAACATATAACATGGTCTCATCTCATGAACCCCATCAGATCTAATACGAAACTCCGGCGCCACAGCAATCATGCAAAGGCAGTGGTACTTCTGGATCATTTATATACGGTCGTGGCTGCTGTTGTGCGGCTTAGGCAGACAAGTAAGATGTGCTGTTGTGCGGCTTAGGCAGACAAAAGTGAGAGGTCTAAAATTCGAATAAACTGAGAAATGTCACGACCACATTGAAAGTAATGAAAATTGGTCATGTGTGCCGCGCGTGGATGGGCTTTTATGTCTTTTTACTTGAGTCTGTATGAGCTCTGCGTGCCCAAGCTGTAGGATTAACCTAAAGACCACGCCACCAACAGAAACCAGAAGTGAATGCCGAGACTGAGAGAGAGCGATTGAGGCGTCACGATTATGTAAATCACACGATGTGATGGTTGAAGGTTGgattctatttttatttaaagaatGATTCCAACCATCAACAACCATATCATATGATCCACAGAGTGGTTTAAAATAAGTCTTCTAGCAACACCCCTTTTAGGTCGATTCGAAAGAGACACTAATCAAGCACAACAGAACCAACCAGCATTCAACAATTGAACAAGAAATTGCAGTCATGTGATAACAAATAATAAGGAAACTAAGAAAGCATCCAAACTGAGAACAAGTGGCaaaacctatatatatatgtgtgtatattcCATGCTGGGAATTGGAAGAAACATTTAATTTAACATTTGGAAATGTTTACTGCAAAGCATTAGAAACAGAGTAAATAAAGTCCAAGAAGCCTGTCCCCTTAAGAATACCTTTCCCAGTCAAGAGTTCAAAATCTAACAACAACAGGAACCCAATCACTGCCGCCTTCCCGTTTATTATTTCATTCCTCCCCGTGAAGCCGAACGCCACTTCCATACCCTCATCCACCACCATTTTCACCTGACATCGCATACCATACGCGAACACGTTAACTTCGGACTAGACTACTGTGATTTGTCTGTAAGAAGGAATGGCTCGTTGCACTTGCACCGCAAGTTAttaataagaagaaaaagaaaagtaccTCATCCACATTGACATCTGTGGCTGTAAAACCAGGTTGAGCCTTGCCACTGAAGACAATCTCGGCGGCAGCGGCAGCATCATCGGAAGCAGGGCCGAGGCTGATGTAAATGTTCTCTTCATCAGTTTTGACGGGGTAAACGAAAAGCGTCCGCAAAGCAGGTGTAAGAACTCTCAGCACGGGGTTTTTCGGATACCACTCCTTGATGCCTCCGGTGCGCAGATCAAATGTGCTATCAGTTGATGGGCAAACTATACACCCATCCTGCACCCACAACAGTTAACTCTTGATTCGTTATTCAATCAACTACAAAAATGTGCCAAGCGTATAATTGCTACCTACCTGGGTGAGCTTGGCATTGAGAAGGCCTTCGCTGTAAGCCCCTTCGGCAGGGGACCGATTCTCTATTGCATACACCTGATCCTTGTACCACAGCAACAGTATGGCCTCCCCATCCTGAATTATCACCCGCCGCTCCCCCCTTGGCAGCGCCGCCAGCGGCACCACCGGCACCCAGTTGTCTCCTCCTCCCCCTGACGCCGACCCTTCCTCCACGGACACCTCCATCGCCTTGCACCTCGTCGTCAGGACTACCCGAGAGGTAGGATGGTAATTCCCCACAGTAACAGATGATGATACGGGAATTGGATTAGCAGCAGCATGAGCATGGTAAAAGCTGTGCGGCGGTTTCTGGGAAGTGAGGAGGGGGCGGGCAGATGCAGCAGGTGTAGGACGAGCACTAGGGTGGTAAATTCGGGGCAATGCCGGGGAAAAGGGTGAGGCAGTGGCCATGGAAGGAAGACTGGTAATGTTTGGGTAGAGGAAAGAGTGAGTAGCAGGAGAGGAGAGGTgtggaggtgagggagagaaagtGAAGGGTCAGCATCCTTCCGGACCCACGGCAAGTAGATATTGGATAATTCAAAGGTTGAGCAAAGGTATGGTCCTTGTGCGAGCCACAACCCCTATTATTTGGCCTTTGGATTTAAATTCAGTTTATTTAACATTTAACGACAGAGAGAGGTGGGTTTGGATTAACAAGAaactagtaataatatgatttaaatttgTATTTGGTGAGAATATGAGttaacaataatatgatttaaattcgtatttggtgagaattgaacctaagactctcacttacaagtaaaaaagaatataaCTACATCGTAATACTAAATGACACTAAATTCATCTTTAGTCTACCCCTATTTTTATTTTGAGTTATTTCGTTTTGGAAAATTATCAATAACTCTAAATTatattcatttttctttcaatctCTAATTTATGCTTGCTACTCATTAGCAGAGGCTCTTTATTGACTAAAATATTATGAAATTATGGTAAAACCCTTCATACATaacttgtaacatcccacatcgttcaGGGAAGTAGAtcatgtaagtcttatatgtatattccaatCTCTACCTGACACAAGATCTTTTGGGAACTTACTGACTTAGGatttcatcggaactccgaagttaagcgagttagGGTAAaagcattcccaagatgggtgacccactaggaagttctcgtctgagtttccagaaacaaaactgtgagggcatggtcggggcctaaagtggacaatatcgtgctacggtagagtcgaacccgggatgtggtaggggcctGGGCGGGGATGTGACATAACTTCAATCCAAACTAGTTATGATCGTGGGTAAGTatataaaacacaaaataaggGGTAAATACGGGGTAACTCGGTGTGGTTGGGGATGTATTTTAGGTTTGTATTCCACACGACATGTCTTACGTGGTGAATCATGTGATGGTAGTCAAGAGAAGATGAAATGTCTATGTGAGCCTTCTAAGCTCCGAAAGAGTGGACTAACGTGGCAAAGACACCAGCTAGTTCGTTTTAAAAAAGAGAGGAAATTGATCAATTTTATATACTTATGAGATAAATCAGATGAAAACAAAATAGTTTAGGAGGTAAATTAGTAAGGAGATGATAGTTCATGCGATAAATGATTGTTTAAAGAAGTAAGGTGAGAGTAGGGATGAAAAACGGTTATGACGgtcgggtaaccgcggttatttacccataaccgtttatgttcatacccgcataaccgtttacccgttgggtaattgcataaacggttaatcatatccataaccgtgtacccatttaaccataaccgtttaccaatttaaccataaccatttacccgttttGAACCCGTTTGTCATTTTTTACCTATTTACCATTTTTCACccatctacatgttttttttttaccaacttaaaaattacaaaagaaaattttattataattttcgttttctgataattaaacacatatattaaattttaattgctTCAAATGGATGAGAAGATGTCTTTATATTGCTTCAAATTGACTTCTCAAATTAAATTGATTAATCAAATATTTTACTTTAGTTAGTCGCTTGACCCCCATCAAACCGACCTGACCCTTAGAGCAAGCCCACCGGGGGTGGGATAGGCCGGCACCCAATGGAAAAAACAGGCTGAGACTTAGCCAATTCACTTCAGCCCGTGGAATcgactggcacccagcccaagccagtCCACAGGCCGGCCTAAAATCAACAAACCTTGGGACCGGCTCAAGTGACGCATAGCTGACGCCAGCATAGTGTAAGAGGGAAAGGAGCCACGGAGCCATCAACATCGCCAACATGAACAACAACGCCAAATTAGCTGCGATGACGAACATCAGCAATAGCCCTAGTAGCCACAGCAACACCGTGGAGTCCTCATCCCCGCCATCTCCGCGCCCACTCGACCTCACTCTCAAAACCCCCCTCTTGTCCACCGGCAGCGACTACTTCACCGCCGCGATTCAACCACCCCCCTCTTGTCCATCGGCGACGGCTACTTTACCGCTTCCCGTCCCATGAGCTTCTCCAAATCTGCATGTGCATTTCCCCCAAATCCGACTACCTCCCACGATTCAACCACCTAAGATTGGAACTTTTGAGCTTTTATGGGAAAGTGGAATTCTGGGATTGGAGTTTTGGGGTTAGAGCTGTGAGTTTATGAGAATCGGGTTTTTGTGTGTGGAAAGGATGGGAAGTTGTAGGAGATGAAGGGAAGGAGAAGtcaaaaagtaaaattaaaattattattttataataaaaaataataatattttaataaattgacCAGCCTATTTTTTGTTTAGGGATGGAAATATTTTGGCTTATTACTGTTTACTAGGGTCTATTACTGTTTACTTGATTGAATAAATACGTAAGATGCTGACGTAAAATTTTTAGAGATGGACTTGCTCTTAGGATATCTCAAGGGCTGGACTTCTTTGCCATGGTGTGCAAGTCCAACACCAACCGGTGCGATATTTGTTTGAAATATCATCACCGTAACGTTTTTTATGCGTAAGTAATTCTTGCTTCCTACCGACACTTAAAAATCAACGGAAGGACAGATCTGTCAAATAAAATTTGTGGATTTTGAGTACAGCAGCACAAAAGCAAATCCATAAAGAATCCGCTTGATGCCAGCAACACCTATACAAAATTCACTAAACAAGAAACTCagtttacatatattaaattaaatggataAACGGATACTTGCTATAATTTTGGGTAATATCTATAATCAATGGATACCCATTATAATCATAGGTAATaccataattatttatttaaatttcacgaATAAACGGTTATACAGTTTGTTCATTTAAATGGTTAtctccgtgaaatttaaataggCCGGCAACCATGCGTATTTTGCCCATCGTAGGTGAGAGAGAtcagaaaggaaaaaaagggaaaaagagaAGATGGGACGGAGCGTATCGAAGTCGCCGTCGTACAGCAGAGGTCGAAGCCGGAGAGATCGAAGCCGCTCGCCCTACTCCACCTCCAGGTCACTTCTTAACCCTCATTATCCCATATTTTACAACTTAAACTCtccaattttcaaatatttattcaaatatttacAAGTTTCTGATTAATTGGTTGTCGGAAAACACAGAAGAAATCGTTCGAGTGCCTCCCCGCGCCGCCGTAGGAGTCGGTCGGCAAGTTACAGGCGACGCAAGAGTCGGTCTCCGACACCCAGGCGACTTAATAGACGACatagaagcagaagcagaagcagctCTTTGTCTCCTCCTTTGCCCAAATCTCACAGTCCACGCCTGACCTCAAACGAACGCAAAAATGCTGCTGACAAACtcaagaaagaggaggaagaaaaaatcaGGTCTATTTTCTTGATTGTATAAACGATTCTTAATGTGTTGGTAGTTGGTATATGTGAATTAGATAATTTTACAAGAATTGGATGAAATGTGGTGTTTTGCATAACATTTCGGTTTGGATAGTTTGCGGATTTTACTTTCGCCGACCGTGGTGTGTTTGTTGCTTCTGTTGAATATGCCGTTTTCCCTATTAGGCGGCAGCAGGAGGCCGAACTCAAACAGTTGGAAGAGGAGACTGCAAGGAGACTTGAGGAAGCGATTCGGAAAAACGTGGAGGAGAGGCTGGCTTCAGATGAAGTTAAGTTAGACATTGAGAGGCGTATAGAAGAAGGTTGGAAGAAATTGTTTGAGGATGTTAAGTCTCAACTTGATAAGGAAAAGGAAGCTGCTCTTTTTGAAGCAAGACGGAAAGAAGTAAGCAACTTGGCTTCTGGCCTTAATTTTATCTCCTTTCATTTGGGTTGCCACATGAACACAAATATGACATTCCGTCTTAGCTTTGGGAATTTTGGCCCTAAAATGGTGCTGTTGAATGAATAAACTTGATCAAATAACGCCATTATCGTCAATGTTTTCACATCCTATCATCTAATGTTTTTATTGATTATCCCCATAATCATTTGATGCGGTTCCACACATTACTCAGGAACAAGCTCGGAAGGAGAGAGAAGAGCTTGATAAGATGCTGGAGGAGAACCGGAGGAGGGTGGAAGAGGCTCAGAGAAGAGAAGCTTTGGAACTGCAGACCAAAGAAGAGGAACGGTATCGAGAGTTGGAGCTGATTCAGAGACAAAAAGAAGAGGCTGCGAGGAGAAAAAAactggaagaggaagaagaacatGCAAATCTGATGAAGTTGTCAAGTAAGAGTAAATCTCGGTCAAAGTCTTTTGGTGGTGGTTTTTAACGGTGGCATGTGCCGATCATTTTGTACTGCTATCTGCTACCATCAAATACTATTGACTGCAAGTCTAATATTTGACAAATATTAGTGAGATATCTTGTTTTATCCTACACATAGTTGTTTCTCTCTTTGATTGCCTCTGGATTTGAAGGTCCTCAAATTGTGACTTGTTGACATGTGTTTATTCGGTTAAGGTACTAGCCTACTAGCTCAAAAAATGAAAGCTGAAACTGGAAATGAAATCGAACAGCCTAAAATCTCTTTACATTATCGTAATTATTGATCCTTCTACTGTTTACTTTGTCATCTGGCAAATTCCCACTCTATTCCAATCTAAATGCAGAATACCAACACCTACTTACAGTATCAGTTcaaatttataaaacttaatgagttgCGCTTGACGTAAACCTACTCAGCAGTCCTGTGCTTATTATGTATTGGATGATCTCTTAACAATGACAGGGAgggttgttgaagctttcttCCCATAAGAAAAACAGTACAATTTATGTCATCAGAAACATTCAATAACATAGAGGATGCCAAATATTCTGCTTGTTTTGGAGTCCACAAAGTAGTGAAACTTGGAACATCTCAGAGTAAATCTCCTCTCTGTTAGCGTCTACCATTTGACCTGAGTTTGGGATTGAGCTAGGGGAAGAACTTGACGCGGGCGTTTTGAGTGGTGATTGGTAGGTTTCCTGCTCTTGAGCGTTCTCATGTAGCCGACCATGAAAATCTCCTATTTTCTTAGCTATGGAATTAGTTTGTTTAGCAGGCTTGAGTGTTTAGTTAATTTATCCATGTCAGGAAGGCAGATAGATCTCATGTGACTCGGTTCTGAAACTTTGAAGATCCACCACCAGGAGTGTAGCTTCTTTTCTtagaaaactaaagaaaatgacttgaaaactttgcgTTTTAACggtaaggaaaaaataaagggtaaagtgaatagtatcaggattgactttttagtgtaaaaatatgg
This window contains:
- the LOC103431353 gene encoding uncharacterized protein At1g10890-like; this encodes MGRSVSKSPSYSRGRSRRDRSRSPYSTSRRNRSSASPRRRRSRSASYRRRKSRSPTPRRLNRRHRSRSRSSSLSPPLPKSHSPRLTSNERKNAADKLKKEEEEKIRRQQEAELKQLEEETARRLEEAIRKNVEERLASDEVKLDIERRIEEGWKKLFEDVKSQLDKEKEAALFEARRKEEQARKEREELDKMLEENRRRVEEAQRREALELQTKEEERYRELELIQRQKEEAARRKKLEEEEEHANLMKLSSKSKSRSKSFGGGF
- the LOC103431352 gene encoding uncharacterized protein; protein product: MATASPFSPALPRIYHPSARPTPAASARPLLTSQKPPHSFYHAHAAANPIPVSSSVTVGNYHPTSRVVLTTRCKAMEVSVEEGSASGGGGDNWVPVVPLAALPRGERRVIIQDGEAILLLWYKDQVYAIENRSPAEGAYSEGLLNAKLTQDGCIVCPSTDSTFDLRTGGIKEWYPKNPVLRVLTPALRTLFVYPVKTDEENIYISLGPASDDAAAAAEIVFSGKAQPGFTATDVNVDEVKMVVDEGMEVAFGFTGRNEIINGKAAVIGFLLLLDFELLTGKGILKGTGFLDFIYSVSNALQ